A single genomic interval of Bradyrhizobium sp. sBnM-33 harbors:
- a CDS encoding S-methyl-5'-thioadenosine phosphorylase, with the protein MTRAVLGIIGGSGIYDLPGLEDVHEETINSPWGEPSAPLMRGIIAGLPVAFLPRHGKGHVLSPSDINYRANIDVLKRAGVTDLVSLSACGSYNEELPPGTFVLVDQFVDRTHRRESSFFGKGCVAHVSMAHPVSPRLHVHLAAAAEAEGIAAVRGGTYVCMEGPQFSSLAESLMYKAQGHSVIGMTNMPEAKLAREAEICYASVAMVTDYDCWHPHHEAVTVQDIIRVLNSNAGKAKALVARLARDFPREHEPCPIGSDKALDTALITAPEARDAKLLAKLDAVAGRVLRS; encoded by the coding sequence ATGACGCGCGCCGTGCTTGGCATCATAGGCGGATCCGGCATCTACGACCTGCCGGGGCTGGAGGATGTCCACGAGGAAACCATCAACAGCCCGTGGGGCGAGCCGTCCGCGCCGTTGATGCGCGGTATCATCGCCGGGCTGCCGGTCGCGTTCCTGCCGCGCCATGGCAAGGGGCATGTGCTCTCGCCCTCCGACATCAACTACCGTGCCAATATCGACGTGCTGAAACGGGCAGGGGTCACCGACCTGGTTTCGCTATCGGCCTGCGGCTCGTACAATGAGGAACTGCCACCCGGCACGTTTGTGCTGGTCGATCAGTTCGTCGACCGCACCCATCGCCGGGAGAGCTCGTTCTTCGGCAAGGGTTGCGTCGCCCATGTCTCGATGGCCCATCCGGTTTCGCCGCGGCTGCACGTGCATCTGGCTGCAGCCGCTGAGGCCGAGGGGATCGCGGCGGTGAGGGGCGGCACCTATGTCTGCATGGAGGGGCCGCAATTCTCCAGCCTCGCCGAGAGTCTGATGTATAAGGCGCAGGGTCATTCGGTGATCGGCATGACCAACATGCCCGAGGCAAAACTCGCCCGCGAGGCCGAGATCTGTTACGCCAGCGTGGCGATGGTCACCGATTACGATTGCTGGCATCCTCATCATGAGGCGGTCACCGTGCAGGACATCATTCGCGTGCTGAATTCGAATGCCGGCAAGGCCAAGGCGCTGGTTGCGCGTCTCGCCCGGGATTTCCCGCGCGAGCATGAGCCGTGCCCGATCGGCTCGGACAAGGCGCTCGACACCGCGCTGATCACGGCGCCGGAAGCGCGCGATGCAAAATTGCTCGCCAAACTCGATGCCGTGGCCGGAAGGGTGCTACGATCGTGA
- a CDS encoding enoyl-CoA hydratase/isomerase family protein: MNAPVASTEDLIYSVEDGIARLTFNRPQARNALTFAMYEQMAAICETINNDRSIKAMILTGAGDKAFASGTDISQFRAFKTAQDALDYEARIDRVLGALEACRVPTIAAIAGACTGGGAGIAACCDIRIGTETTRMGFPIARTLGNCLSMSNISRLVSLVGPARTKDLIFKARLVEAPEALALGLLNEIVPDVATLQRRADETAKLVASHAPITLEVTKEAVRRIRRTLTRDEGEDLILRAYMSEDFREGMDAFLNKRSPNWKGK; the protein is encoded by the coding sequence ATGAACGCTCCGGTAGCTTCGACCGAAGACCTGATCTATTCCGTCGAGGACGGCATCGCCCGGCTGACGTTCAACCGTCCGCAGGCGCGCAACGCGCTGACCTTTGCCATGTACGAGCAGATGGCGGCGATCTGCGAGACCATCAACAATGATCGCTCGATCAAGGCGATGATCTTGACCGGCGCCGGCGACAAGGCCTTCGCGTCGGGCACCGACATTTCGCAATTCCGAGCCTTCAAGACCGCACAGGACGCGCTCGACTATGAGGCGCGGATCGACCGCGTGCTCGGCGCGCTGGAGGCCTGCCGGGTGCCGACGATTGCGGCGATTGCCGGCGCCTGCACCGGCGGCGGCGCCGGAATCGCGGCGTGCTGCGATATCCGCATCGGTACCGAAACAACGCGGATGGGTTTTCCGATCGCGCGCACGCTCGGCAATTGCCTGTCGATGTCCAATATTTCCAGGCTGGTTTCGCTGGTCGGCCCCGCGCGGACCAAGGATTTGATCTTCAAGGCTCGGCTGGTCGAGGCGCCGGAAGCGCTGGCGCTCGGGCTGCTCAATGAGATCGTGCCCGATGTCGCAACGTTGCAGCGCCGCGCCGACGAGACCGCGAAACTCGTTGCCAGCCATGCGCCGATCACGCTCGAAGTCACCAAGGAAGCGGTGCGCCGCATCCGGCGGACATTGACGCGCGACGAGGGCGAGGACCTGATCCTGCGCGCCTATATGAGCGAGGATTTCCGCGAGGGAATGGACGCTTTCCTCAACAAGCGCTCGCCGAACTGGAAGGGCAAATAG
- a CDS encoding tripartite tricarboxylate transporter substrate-binding protein yields the protein MIATTPAFAAWEPTKPVEIVVAAGAGGASDQMARMMQSAIQKNNLMKQPVVVSLKGGASGAEALMYMKSSDGDPNKVLIAYSLIYMLPLSAKIPFNWRDLTPVSVVALDQFVLWDNADGPKTVKDFIAAAKAASSPFKMGGTGSKREDHVLTVFMEQKTGAKFSYLPYKSGGEAATQLVGKHTEANVNNPSENLEVWRAGQVRALCVFDKERISYKTKVTETQSWNDIPTCKEEGLDVQYLMLRAMFLPGKVTPEQQAFYVDLFQKLTQTPEYKDYMEKQALKPIFLTGKDMLKFLEEDDKLNASLMKEAGFVAK from the coding sequence ATGATCGCAACCACACCTGCGTTTGCCGCTTGGGAGCCGACCAAGCCGGTGGAAATCGTGGTAGCGGCCGGCGCCGGCGGTGCCTCCGACCAGATGGCGCGGATGATGCAGTCGGCGATCCAAAAGAACAACCTAATGAAGCAGCCGGTGGTTGTATCCCTCAAGGGCGGGGCGTCCGGCGCCGAGGCGCTGATGTACATGAAATCCAGCGACGGCGATCCCAACAAGGTGCTGATCGCCTATTCCCTGATCTACATGCTGCCGCTGTCGGCCAAGATCCCGTTCAACTGGCGTGACCTGACGCCGGTGTCGGTGGTCGCGCTCGACCAGTTCGTGCTGTGGGACAATGCCGACGGCCCCAAGACGGTGAAGGATTTCATCGCGGCCGCCAAGGCGGCGAGCTCGCCGTTCAAGATGGGCGGCACCGGCTCCAAGCGCGAGGACCATGTGCTCACCGTGTTCATGGAGCAGAAGACCGGCGCAAAATTCTCGTATCTGCCCTACAAGTCCGGCGGCGAGGCCGCGACGCAGCTTGTCGGCAAGCACACCGAAGCCAATGTCAATAACCCGTCCGAAAACCTCGAAGTCTGGCGCGCCGGTCAGGTCCGCGCGCTGTGCGTGTTCGACAAGGAGCGCATCTCCTACAAGACCAAGGTGACAGAGACGCAATCCTGGAACGACATCCCGACCTGCAAGGAGGAAGGGCTCGACGTGCAGTACCTGATGCTGCGCGCGATGTTCCTGCCCGGCAAGGTGACGCCGGAGCAGCAGGCGTTCTATGTCGATCTGTTCCAGAAGCTGACCCAGACGCCGGAATACAAGGACTACATGGAGAAGCAGGCACTCAAGCCGATCTTCCTCACCGGCAAGGATATGCTGAAATTCCTCGAAGAGGATGACAAGCTGAATGCCTCGCTGATGAAGGAAGCGGGCTTCGTCGCGAAGTAA
- a CDS encoding class II aldolase/adducin family protein: protein MPTTKDREKRQSIIDACLRMNALGINQGTSGNISLRHGDGMLITPTSTPYEAMKPEQIVYMHLDGNHDPGHRPSSEWRFHRDILKARPEVQAIVHAHPPYSTMLAIMGKEIPPVHYMVAVAGGDTIRCAPYATFGTQELSEQAVRALEGRLACLLEHHGMIAIGPSLAKAMWLAVEVETLARQYHGCLQIGTPPLLSKEEIEKVRLRMAGYGHAEE, encoded by the coding sequence ATGCCGACCACGAAAGACCGGGAAAAACGCCAGTCGATTATCGATGCCTGCCTGCGCATGAATGCGCTCGGCATCAACCAGGGGACGTCAGGCAATATCAGCCTGCGCCATGGCGATGGCATGCTGATCACGCCGACCAGCACGCCCTACGAAGCGATGAAGCCCGAGCAGATCGTCTACATGCATCTCGACGGCAACCACGATCCCGGCCATCGGCCGTCGAGCGAATGGCGCTTTCACCGCGACATCCTGAAGGCCCGCCCGGAGGTGCAGGCGATCGTTCATGCCCATCCGCCCTATTCGACCATGCTGGCGATCATGGGCAAGGAGATTCCGCCGGTGCATTACATGGTCGCCGTCGCCGGCGGCGACACCATCCGCTGCGCGCCATACGCGACCTTCGGCACCCAGGAGCTCTCCGAGCAAGCCGTACGCGCGCTAGAGGGACGGCTGGCCTGCCTGCTCGAACATCACGGCATGATCGCGATCGGGCCGTCGCTGGCAAAAGCGATGTGGCTTGCGGTCGAGGTCGAGACGCTGGCGCGGCAATATCACGGCTGCCTGCAGATCGGCACGCCGCCACTCCTGTCAAAGGAAGAAATCGAGAAGGTCCGCCTCCGCATGGCCGGATACGGCCACGCGGAGGAGTAA